The Oreochromis niloticus isolate F11D_XX linkage group LG2, O_niloticus_UMD_NMBU, whole genome shotgun sequence genome includes a region encoding these proteins:
- the selenoh gene encoding selenoprotein H: MASKAGRGGKKRKAEVQVEEEKPSVEEKKGRGDDESSQEGLRVVIEHCKSURVYGRNAEEVKSALLAACPELTVVLNPEKPRRNSFEITLQDGGKETSLWTGIKKGPPRKLKFPQPEVVVSALQEALKA; encoded by the exons ATGGCGTCCAAAGCAG GTCGTGGTGGGAAGAAGCGCAAAGCAGAAGTTCAGGTAGAGGAGGAGAAACCTTCagtggaggaaaagaagggCAGAGGAGACGATGAAAGCAGCCAGGAAGGCCTCAGGGTGGTCATTGAACactg TAAAAGCTGACGAGTGTACGGGCGTAATGCTGAGGAGGTGAAATCCGCCCTCCTGGCTGCCTGCCCTGAACTGACTGTGGTCCTCAACCCTGAGAAACCTCGCAGGAACAGCTTCGAGATCACTCTGCAGGACGGGGGCAAAG AAACATCTCTGTGGACTGGAATAAAGAAGGGCCCACCTCGTAAGCTGAAGTTTCCACAGCCTGAAGTGgtagtttctgctctgcaggAGGCTCTGAAGGCTTAG
- the clp1 gene encoding polyribonucleotide 5'-hydroxyl-kinase Clp1 yields the protein MATEGVEKTSEDAPAAGKASTRYDLEKETELRFEVESGEAAEQVELELLTGMAEVFGSELNRNKKYTFGPGSKIAVFTWQGCSVNLYGKPEVAYVSKDTPMLLYLNTHAALEQMRKQAERDNERGPRVMVVGPTDVGKSTVCRMLLSYAVRVGRRPTFVELDVGQSGVSVPGTVSALCIERPADVEEGFSVQAPLVYHFGSTSPGTNIKLYNKLTSCLAEVFSQRCEVNRKASVGGCIINTCGWVKGSGYQALVHCASTFQVDVVLVLDHERLYNELKRDLPHFVRVVLLPKSGGVVERSKECRRDTRDEKIREYFYGFRGVTFYPFSYEVRFSDVRIYKIGAPSIPDSCLPLGMSQDDTQLKLVPVTPGRDLTYHVLSVSSAEDGDEGARKGIVESPVCGFIVVTHVDTQAQVMKVLSPAPRPLPRHTLLIMDIRFMDMK from the exons ATGGCAACAGAGGGGGTGGAAAAGACGAGTGAAGATGCTCCAGCAGCTGGAAAGGCCAGCACCAGGTATGACCTGGAAAAGGAGACTGAACTTCGCTTTGAGGTGGAGTCGGGGGAAGCAGCTGAACAAGTTGAACTGGAGCTCCTCACAGGAATGGCTGAGGTGTTTGGCTCCGAGCTAAACCGAAACAAAAAGTATACATTTGGACCAGGCTCCAAGATTGCGGTTTTCACTTGGCAAGGCTGCAGTGTGAATCTTTATGGGAAGCCAGAG GTTGCTTATGTGTCCAAGGATACACCCATGCTGCTCTACCTAAACACACATGCAGCCCTTGAACAGATGAGAAAACAAGCAGAGCGTGACAATGAGAGAGGACCAAGG GTGATGGTGGTGGGACCGACAGATGTTGGGAAGTCAACGGTGTGTCGGATGCTTCTCAGCTATGCTGTGAGGGTTGGAAGGAGGCCAACATTCGTGGAACTGGATGTTGGACAGAGCGGG GTGTCTGTACCCGGCACAGTGTCAGCGCTCTGCATCGAGCGTCCAGCGGATGTGGAGGAGGGTTTCTCAGTCCAGGCTCCTTTGGTGTACCACTTTGGCTCTACTAGTCCAGGGACCAACATCAAACTTTACAACaag CTGACATCGTGCCTGGCTGAGGTGTTTTCCCAGCGCTGTGAAGTGAACAGGAAAGCCAGCGTAGGAGGCTGCATCATCAACACCTGTGGCTGGGTGAAGGGCTCTGGATACCAGGCTCTGGTCCACTGTGCGTCAACCTTTCAGGTGGATGTGGTTCTGGTGTTGGACCATGAAAGGCTCTACAATGAACTCAAAAGAGACCTCCCTCACTTTGTGCGGGTTGTGCTCCTACCCAAGTCCGGGGGAGTCGTGGAACGCTCCAAGGAGTGTCGGCGGGATACTCGGGATGAGAAGATCCGCGAGTATTTCTACGGCTTCCGTGGAGTCACTTTCTACCCCTTTTCTTACGAAGTGCGTTTCTCAGACGTTCGCATCTACAAAATCGGCGCTCCATCCATCCCGGACTCATGCCTGCCACTGGGAATGTCCCAGGATGACACACAGCTAAAGCTGGTGCCTGTTACTCCAGGAAGAGACCTCACATACCATGTCCTAAGCGTGAGCAGCGCTGAGGATGGAGATGAAGGTGCCAGAAAGGGCATAGTGGAGAGTCCGGTGTGTGGCTTTATTGTGGTGACTCATGTAGATACTCAGGCACAGGTGATGAAGGTGCTCTCCCCAGCACCTAGACCCCTGCCCAGGCATACTCTGCTCATCATGGACATTCGCTTCATGGATATGAAATGA